Proteins from one Dromiciops gliroides isolate mDroGli1 chromosome 6, mDroGli1.pri, whole genome shotgun sequence genomic window:
- the FADS2 gene encoding LOW QUALITY PROTEIN: acyl-CoA 6-desaturase (The sequence of the model RefSeq protein was modified relative to this genomic sequence to represent the inferred CDS: deleted 3 bases in 3 codons; substituted 1 base at 1 genomic stop codon): MGKGGEQGDEGSAERDTPALPTYSWKEIQKHNLRTDQWLVIDRKVYNITQWSRRHPGGHRVIGHFAGEDATDAFLAFHQDLHLVRKYMKPLLIGELAPGEPSQDRGKSPQITEDFRALRKTAEDMKLFETNHMFFLLLLAHIIIMESVGWFTIFYFGTGWISTILTAFILATSQAQAGWLQHDYVHLSVYKKSSWNHVVHKFVIGHLKVTSANWWNHRHFQHHAKPTFSRRTPTXNMLHVFVLGEWQPVEYGKKKLKYLPYNHQHQYFFLIGPPLLIPMYFQFQIIMTMIVRKDWVDLAWAISYYTRFFFTYVPFYGVLGSLCFLNFIRFLESHWFVWVTQMNHIPMDIDREKYQDWLSGQLSATCNVEQSFFNDWFSGHLNFQIEHHLFPTMPRHNYHKVAPLVKSLCAKHGIVYQEKPLMRALLDIVGSLKKSGDLWLDAYLHK, encoded by the exons ATGGGCAAAGGCGGGGAGCAGGGAGATGAGGGCTCCGCTGAGCGGGATACCCCAGCGCTGCCGACCTACAGCTGGAAGGAGATCCAGAAGCACAACCTCCGCACCGACCAGTGGCTGGTCATCGACCGCAAGGTGTACAACATCACCCAG TGGTCCCGCCGCCACCCGGGCGGACATCGG GTCATCGGCCACTTCGCCGGCGAGGATGCCACG GACGCTTTCCTCGCCTTCCACCAGGACCTGCATCTTGTGAGGAAGTACATGAAGCCCCTGCTGATTGGGGAGCTGGCCCCGGGGGAGCCCAGCCAGGACCGTGGCAAGAGT CCCCAGATTACAGAGGACTTCCGAGCCCTGAGGAAGACTGCGGAAGACATGAAGCTCTTTGAAACCAACCACATGTTCTTTCTCCTGCTCCTGGCCCACATCATCATCATGGAGAGTGTTGGCTGGTTCACCATTTTCTACTTTGGCACTGGATGGATCTCGACCATCTTGACAGCCTTCATCCTAGCGACCTCCCAG GCCCAGGCTGGATGGCTCCAACATGACTATGTCCACCTCTCGGTCTACAAGAAGTCCTCGTGGAACCACGTTGTCCACAAATTTGTGATCGGCCACCTCAAGGTAA CCTCGGCCAACTGGTGGAATCATCGGCACTTCCAGCATCACGCCAAGCCCACATTTTCCAGAAGGACCCCGACGTGAAACATGTTGCACGTT TTTGTCCTGGGCGAGTGGCAGCCAGTGGag tatggcaagaagaaactgaaatacCTACCTTATAACCACCAGCACCAGTACTTCTTCCTGA TTGGGCCGCCATTGCTCATCCCAATGTACTTCCAGTTTCAGATCATCATGACCATGATTGTGCGCAAAGATTGGGTG GACTTGGCCTGGGCCATCAGCTACTACACCCGCTTCTTCTTCACCTACGTCCCCTTCTACGGAGTGCTGGGatccctctgtttcctcaacttcaTCAG GTTCCTAGAGAGCCACTGGTTTGTGTGGGTCACACAGATGAATCATATCCCTATGGACATCGATCGGGAGAAATACCAAGACTGGCTAAGTGGCCAG CTGTCGGCCACTTGCAATGTGGAGCAGTCTTTCTTCAATGACTGGTTCAGTGGGCACCTCAACTTCCAGATTGAGCACCA tCTCTTCCCCACCATGCCACGTCACAACTACCACAAGGTTGCCCCACTGGTCAAGTCTCTGTGTGCGAAGCATGGCATCGTTTACCAAGAGAAGCCCCTCATGAGAGCCCTCCTGGACATCGTGGG GTCCTTGAAGAAATCAGGAGACCTCTGGTTGGATGCATATCTCCACAAATGA